In Duganella zoogloeoides, a single genomic region encodes these proteins:
- a CDS encoding TRAP transporter substrate-binding protein: MKLRLALAAAVVAVAFSAALSGHAYAQAPIVIKFSHVVARDTPKGQAAERFKLLAEQATKGRVKVEVYPNSQLYKDKEELEALQLGAVQMLAPSLAKFGPLGVKEFEAFDLPYIFPSKAMLNSVTEGPIGRSLLKKLESKGITGLAFWDNGFKVMSANKPLRKPADFKDLRMRIQSSKVLDAQMRALGANPQVLAFSDVYQALQSGVVEGTENTPSNMYTQKMHEMQKYVTVSNHGYLGYAVIVNKKFWDGLPTEIRRALDKAMQEATAYEKAIAQRDNDAALEAIRKTGKTQVITLTPQEQAEWRAAMVPVQRAMESRIGKELIASMNKQAAK; this comes from the coding sequence ATGAAACTGCGCCTCGCCCTGGCCGCCGCCGTTGTCGCTGTTGCTTTCAGCGCAGCGTTGAGCGGACATGCCTATGCCCAGGCACCGATCGTCATCAAGTTCAGCCACGTCGTCGCGCGCGACACGCCCAAGGGGCAGGCGGCGGAACGCTTCAAATTGCTGGCCGAGCAAGCTACCAAGGGCCGGGTCAAGGTCGAAGTGTATCCGAACAGCCAGCTCTACAAGGATAAAGAAGAACTGGAGGCCTTGCAGCTGGGCGCCGTGCAAATGCTGGCGCCGTCGCTGGCCAAGTTCGGCCCGCTGGGCGTGAAGGAGTTCGAGGCCTTCGATTTGCCGTACATCTTCCCGTCCAAGGCCATGCTCAACAGCGTAACCGAAGGGCCGATCGGCCGCAGCCTGCTGAAAAAGCTCGAATCGAAGGGCATCACCGGGCTGGCGTTCTGGGACAACGGCTTCAAGGTCATGTCGGCCAACAAGCCGCTGCGCAAACCGGCCGACTTCAAGGACTTGCGCATGCGCATACAGTCGTCGAAAGTGCTCGACGCCCAGATGCGCGCGCTGGGCGCCAACCCGCAGGTGCTGGCATTTTCGGACGTGTACCAAGCGCTGCAGAGCGGCGTGGTGGAGGGCACAGAGAACACGCCGTCCAATATGTATACCCAGAAGATGCACGAGATGCAGAAATACGTGACCGTGTCCAACCACGGCTACCTGGGCTACGCGGTGATCGTCAACAAGAAGTTCTGGGATGGCCTGCCCACCGAGATCCGCCGCGCGCTCGACAAGGCCATGCAGGAAGCGACCGCCTACGAGAAAGCCATTGCCCAGCGCGACAACGACGCTGCCCTGGAAGCGATCCGCAAGACCGGCAAGACCCAGGTGATCACGCTCACGCCCCAGGAACAGGCCGAATGGCGCGCGGCCATGGTGCCGGTGCAGCGGGCCATGGAAAGCCGGATCGGCAAGGAGCTGATTGCGTCGATGAACAAGCAGGCGGCGAAGTAG
- a CDS encoding methylated-DNA--[protein]-cysteine S-methyltransferase, which produces MTKILQVYENFSAVLALPFGKLGIRTVAGQITELCYLPPHVEAKAPTDAPARLAGEQLQRYCADPSFVFDLPLRPAGTDFQRKVWDAISSIPAGSMRTYGELARHVGSAPRAVGQACGANWFPVVIPCHRVTAAGGLGGFSNSDDPNGYLLGIKRWLLAHEGSSEYAWQQTTLI; this is translated from the coding sequence GTGACGAAAATACTACAAGTGTATGAAAATTTTTCGGCTGTGCTGGCCCTGCCATTTGGCAAACTGGGCATTCGCACCGTGGCGGGGCAGATTACCGAGCTGTGCTATTTGCCGCCCCATGTCGAGGCAAAGGCGCCCACCGACGCACCCGCCCGCCTGGCCGGCGAGCAATTGCAGCGCTATTGCGCCGACCCGTCCTTTGTCTTCGACCTGCCGCTGCGCCCGGCCGGCACCGACTTCCAGCGCAAGGTGTGGGACGCCATCAGCTCGATTCCGGCCGGCAGCATGCGCACGTACGGCGAGCTGGCCAGGCACGTCGGCTCCGCGCCGCGCGCGGTAGGCCAGGCCTGCGGCGCCAACTGGTTTCCGGTGGTAATCCCGTGCCACCGGGTGACCGCTGCCGGCGGCCTGGGCGGCTTTTCCAATAGCGACGACCCCAACGGCTACCTGCTGGGCATCAAGCGCTGGCTGCTGGCGCACGAAGGATCGAGCGAATACGCATGGCAACAAACAACCCTGATCTGA
- the xerD gene encoding site-specific tyrosine recombinase XerD — translation MATNNPDLIDEFCDSLWLEDGLSKNTLDAYRRDMRLFATWLQSQRPHLAGASLLAVAGHDIEAYLAARHADSGKATSSNRRLSVIKRFYQMLVQRRRLTDDPSLKLASAKQPQRFVHTLSEIQVEALLGAPDLTTPLGLRDRTMLELMYASGLRVSELVELKMLELSMNDGALRITGKGAKTRLVPFGQQARVWIERYVKDARGVILNGQVDDALFVTGRGGAMTRQMFWVLIKKHALKAGITVPLSPHTLRHAFATHLLNHGADLRVVQLLLGHSDISTTQIYTHVARERLKLLHAAHHPRG, via the coding sequence ATGGCAACAAACAACCCTGATCTGATCGACGAGTTCTGCGACAGCCTGTGGCTCGAGGATGGCTTGTCGAAGAACACGCTCGACGCCTACCGGCGCGACATGCGCCTGTTTGCCACCTGGCTGCAATCGCAGCGGCCCCATCTGGCCGGGGCCAGCCTGCTGGCCGTGGCCGGGCACGATATCGAAGCGTACCTGGCGGCGCGCCATGCCGACAGCGGCAAGGCGACGTCGTCCAACCGCCGGCTGTCGGTGATCAAGCGTTTTTACCAGATGCTGGTGCAGCGGCGCCGGCTGACGGACGATCCCAGCCTCAAGCTCGCGTCTGCCAAACAGCCGCAGCGCTTCGTCCACACCTTGAGCGAAATTCAAGTGGAGGCGCTGCTGGGCGCCCCCGACCTGACCACGCCGCTGGGCCTGCGCGACCGCACCATGCTGGAACTGATGTATGCGAGCGGCTTGCGGGTGTCCGAGCTGGTCGAGCTGAAAATGCTCGAACTGAGCATGAACGACGGCGCGCTGCGCATTACCGGTAAAGGCGCCAAGACGCGGCTGGTGCCGTTCGGCCAGCAGGCGCGGGTGTGGATCGAGCGGTATGTGAAGGACGCGCGTGGCGTCATCCTCAACGGCCAGGTCGATGACGCGCTGTTCGTCACCGGGCGCGGCGGCGCCATGACGCGCCAGATGTTCTGGGTGCTAATCAAAAAACACGCGCTCAAGGCCGGGATTACCGTGCCGCTGTCGCCGCACACCTTGCGCCATGCGTTTGCCACGCACTTGCTCAACCACGGCGCCGACCTGCGCGTGGTGCAGTTGTTGCTCGGCCATTCAGACATTTCCACCACACAGATTTACACCCATGTAGCCCGTGAGCGACTGAAGTTGCTGCATGCGGCGCATCATCCTCGCGGCTGA
- a CDS encoding efflux RND transporter permease subunit: protein MWITKISIGHPVFATMVMVALMVLGLFSYRELGMEAMPNVEIPGAMIEVNYPGASPEAVENDITRPIEESVNTVSGIKTLRANSWEGRGAVYVEFELSTNMDKAMQDIRDKVAMVRPRFPREAKDPFIVRFAGENSRPVAQIGLTASAHSLRDLSTMADQIIGKRFQGVAGVGQVRLNGMAARQILVNLRPADMTAQAIGVDEVINAITATNANLPAGSISLGADERLVRVEGKMKQAREFNKIIVARRANGPVYLEQVATVVDGAQEEMSISRLNGQRAVILDITKVQDANVVDVGQRIQKVAFELRQTLPSDITLTILNDESVKVQAQLDNVKRTIVEGAVLTMVIVFFFLHSWRSTIITGLTLPISVLASFIAMKFFGFTLNMLTLMALSLCIGLLIDDAIVVRENIVRHLGMGKNHHKAAADGTNEIGLAVMATTFAIVAVFIPVAFMQGIIGRFFLQFGITVAVAVLVSLFVSFTLDPMLSSVWPDPVKDRFKYAPWLGRLMHWLEGGVDKLHVVYGKVLAVALRWRKLTLAAAVALFAGSLLLVPMIGGEMMPEQDNGWVNLQMKTPVGSSLQYTDNKVQQVEAALKAFPEIASVTAVVGTQDGRNTAQIDMKLLDRAHHQRPSQKEMERRIRERLSKIAGITMSVGWKPIFIAILGTDEAKLDKVAHQLMDKMRAIRGVVDLEYSQEGANPSTNIKINNELASDLGLTVQQIGMALRPFVAGDTTSHFLAADGQNYEVNVQLPKSGRQTVADLADLSLASSKLGPDGAPLMVPLRQVVDFVPAFSPQVLKRQALQRRVAIYANTQGRPGGDIDSDIKQAIDSIVLPDGVRFDVGGNAQEMQESMTSAMVALGIAVIFIYLVLASQFGSFLQPVAIMMSLPLSLIGVLVALLVTGSTLNIFSVIGFIMLMGLVTKNAILLVDFTNQAQKEGMGQFEAIMRAGQVRLRPIVMTTLAMVFGMLPMAIGMGEGGETQAPMGRAVIGGVITSTILTLVVVPVAYTYLDNLGKRCVRYFKRRQHADAPAPALQAVE from the coding sequence ATGTGGATCACCAAAATCAGCATCGGCCACCCGGTGTTTGCCACCATGGTCATGGTGGCGTTGATGGTACTGGGCCTGTTCTCGTACCGCGAGCTGGGCATGGAAGCGATGCCCAACGTTGAAATTCCCGGCGCCATGATCGAAGTGAACTACCCGGGCGCCTCGCCCGAGGCGGTCGAGAACGACATCACCCGACCCATCGAAGAGTCGGTCAACACCGTCAGCGGCATCAAGACCCTGCGCGCCAACTCGTGGGAAGGCCGCGGCGCCGTGTACGTAGAGTTCGAACTGTCCACCAATATGGACAAGGCCATGCAGGACATCCGCGACAAGGTGGCCATGGTGCGCCCGCGCTTCCCGCGCGAGGCCAAGGATCCGTTCATCGTCCGCTTCGCAGGTGAAAACAGCCGGCCGGTGGCGCAGATCGGCCTCACCGCCAGCGCCCACAGCCTGCGCGATTTATCGACCATGGCCGACCAGATCATCGGCAAGCGCTTCCAGGGCGTGGCCGGCGTGGGCCAGGTGCGGCTCAACGGCATGGCTGCGCGCCAGATCCTGGTCAACCTGCGCCCGGCCGACATGACCGCGCAGGCGATCGGCGTCGATGAAGTGATCAACGCGATCACCGCCACCAACGCCAACCTGCCGGCCGGCTCGATCAGCCTGGGCGCCGACGAGCGCCTGGTGCGGGTGGAAGGCAAGATGAAGCAGGCGCGCGAATTCAACAAGATCATCGTGGCGCGCCGCGCCAACGGCCCCGTGTACCTGGAGCAGGTGGCTACCGTGGTCGATGGCGCCCAGGAAGAAATGTCGATCTCGCGCCTGAATGGCCAGCGCGCCGTCATCCTCGACATCACCAAGGTGCAGGACGCCAACGTGGTGGACGTGGGCCAGCGCATCCAGAAAGTGGCGTTTGAGTTGCGCCAGACGCTCCCTAGCGACATCACCCTCACCATCCTCAACGACGAATCGGTGAAGGTGCAGGCCCAGCTCGACAACGTCAAGCGCACCATCGTCGAAGGCGCGGTGCTGACCATGGTGATCGTGTTCTTCTTCCTGCACTCGTGGCGCTCGACCATCATCACCGGGCTGACCTTGCCCATTTCCGTGCTGGCCAGCTTCATCGCCATGAAGTTCTTCGGCTTCACGCTCAATATGCTCACGCTGATGGCGCTGTCGCTGTGCATTGGCCTCTTGATCGACGACGCCATCGTGGTGCGCGAGAACATCGTGCGCCACCTCGGGATGGGCAAGAACCACCACAAGGCAGCGGCGGACGGCACCAACGAGATCGGCCTGGCCGTCATGGCCACCACGTTTGCCATCGTAGCCGTGTTCATCCCGGTGGCGTTCATGCAGGGCATTATCGGCCGCTTCTTCCTGCAGTTCGGCATCACGGTGGCGGTGGCCGTGCTGGTGTCGCTGTTCGTCAGCTTTACGCTGGACCCGATGCTCTCGTCGGTGTGGCCCGACCCGGTCAAGGACCGCTTCAAATATGCGCCGTGGCTCGGCCGCCTGATGCACTGGCTCGAGGGTGGCGTCGATAAGCTGCACGTGGTGTATGGCAAGGTGCTGGCGGTCGCGCTGCGCTGGCGCAAGCTCACGCTGGCGGCCGCCGTGGCGCTGTTTGCCGGCAGCCTGCTGCTGGTGCCGATGATCGGCGGCGAGATGATGCCGGAGCAGGACAACGGCTGGGTCAACCTGCAGATGAAAACCCCGGTTGGCTCCAGCCTGCAATACACGGACAACAAGGTGCAGCAGGTGGAAGCGGCCCTGAAGGCGTTTCCGGAAATTGCCAGCGTGACCGCCGTGGTGGGCACGCAGGACGGCCGCAACACGGCGCAGATCGACATGAAGCTGCTCGACCGTGCGCACCACCAGCGGCCGTCGCAAAAGGAGATGGAGCGCCGCATCCGCGAGCGGTTAAGTAAAATCGCCGGCATCACCATGTCGGTGGGCTGGAAGCCGATCTTCATCGCCATCCTCGGCACCGACGAGGCCAAGCTCGACAAGGTAGCCCACCAGTTGATGGACAAGATGCGCGCCATCCGTGGCGTGGTGGACCTCGAATACAGCCAGGAAGGCGCCAATCCGTCCACCAACATCAAGATCAACAACGAACTGGCCAGCGACCTCGGTCTGACCGTGCAGCAGATCGGCATGGCGCTGCGCCCGTTCGTCGCCGGCGACACCACCAGCCACTTCCTCGCTGCCGACGGCCAGAACTACGAAGTCAATGTGCAGTTGCCAAAATCGGGCCGGCAGACCGTGGCCGACCTGGCCGACCTGTCGCTGGCGTCAAGCAAGCTGGGGCCGGACGGCGCGCCGCTGATGGTGCCGCTGCGCCAGGTGGTGGACTTCGTGCCGGCGTTCAGCCCGCAGGTACTCAAGCGCCAGGCGCTGCAACGCCGCGTGGCGATTTACGCCAACACCCAGGGTCGCCCCGGCGGCGACATCGACAGCGATATCAAGCAGGCCATCGACAGCATCGTATTGCCCGACGGCGTGCGCTTCGACGTCGGCGGCAATGCCCAGGAAATGCAGGAAAGTATGACCTCGGCCATGGTAGCGCTGGGCATTGCCGTGATCTTCATCTACCTGGTGCTGGCGTCGCAGTTCGGCAGCTTTTTGCAACCGGTGGCGATCATGATGTCGCTGCCGCTCTCGCTGATCGGCGTGCTGGTGGCGCTGCTGGTCACGGGCAGCACGCTCAACATCTTCTCGGTGATCGGTTTCATCATGCTGATGGGCCTGGTGACCAAGAACGCGATCTTGCTGGTGGACTTTACCAACCAGGCGCAAAAGGAAGGCATGGGGCAGTTCGAGGCCATCATGCGCGCCGGCCAGGTAAGGCTGCGGCCGATCGTGATGACGACCCTGGCGATGGTGTTTGGCATGTTACCGATGGCAATCGGCATGGGGGAAGGCGGCGAAACGCAGGCGCCGATGGGACGCGCCGTGATCGGCGGGGTGATCACGTCCACCATCCTGACCCTGGTGGTAGTACCGGTGGCGTACACCTACCTCGATAACCTGGGCAAGCGCTGCGTGCGGTACTTCAAGCGGCGCCAGCACGCGGATGCGCCGGCGCCCGCATTGCAGGCGGTGGAGTGA
- a CDS encoding efflux RND transporter periplasmic adaptor subunit — MTMTAPHPIPLHPARDHAWRKPVLAAAVVAVLAGGAWFALQRAPAPATPASATKVAEKPPVLELGSADVAAISARSLALSLPLSGSLAPLSSATIKSKVSGVVQATTVQEGMAVAAGQVLARIDQADLRARLQQQHAQLDEAQARLAMATKNEANSGALLAQKYISQNAYDSTQNSVELARAAVKSAQAMVEIARIALEDGVIRAPIAGVVSKRHVQAGEKLAPDMPVFSIVNLAELTLEAQVPASEIPRVRVGQDVRFRVDGYQQREFTGKVARINPSTEAGSRALLVYIAVRNVDAALRAGMFAKGAIVTDRADVAPVVPLAALRDDHGRQVVYRVDDGKVVAQPVTLGLRNDDEGTAQVVAGLQDGARVIVSKLPALKPGAQVSLPAEAASTAAAATAAASQPKKG; from the coding sequence ATGACCATGACCGCCCCGCACCCGATTCCCCTCCACCCTGCCCGCGACCATGCATGGCGCAAGCCGGTACTGGCAGCCGCCGTCGTGGCCGTGCTGGCCGGCGGCGCCTGGTTTGCCCTGCAGCGTGCGCCGGCGCCTGCCACGCCGGCTTCGGCCACCAAGGTGGCGGAAAAGCCGCCGGTACTGGAACTCGGCAGCGCCGACGTGGCCGCCATTTCCGCCCGATCACTGGCGCTCAGCTTGCCCTTGTCCGGCTCGCTGGCGCCCCTTTCATCGGCCACCATCAAGTCCAAGGTCTCCGGCGTGGTGCAAGCGACCACGGTGCAGGAAGGCATGGCGGTGGCTGCCGGCCAGGTGCTCGCGCGCATCGACCAGGCCGACCTGCGCGCGCGGCTGCAACAGCAGCATGCACAACTCGACGAGGCCCAGGCCCGGCTGGCGATGGCCACCAAGAACGAAGCCAACAGCGGCGCGCTGCTGGCGCAGAAATACATCTCGCAAAACGCCTACGATTCCACCCAGAACAGCGTGGAACTGGCGCGCGCTGCCGTCAAATCGGCGCAGGCGATGGTCGAGATCGCCCGCATCGCGCTCGAGGACGGCGTGATCCGGGCGCCGATTGCCGGCGTGGTCAGCAAGCGCCACGTGCAGGCCGGCGAAAAGCTGGCGCCCGACATGCCGGTGTTCAGCATCGTCAACCTGGCCGAACTGACGCTCGAGGCACAGGTGCCGGCCTCGGAAATTCCGCGCGTGCGCGTGGGCCAGGACGTGCGCTTCCGCGTCGATGGCTACCAGCAGCGCGAATTCACCGGCAAGGTGGCGCGCATCAACCCGTCCACCGAGGCCGGCTCGCGCGCGCTGCTCGTGTATATCGCCGTGCGCAACGTTGATGCGGCCTTGCGGGCCGGCATGTTCGCCAAGGGCGCCATCGTCACCGACCGCGCCGACGTGGCGCCGGTAGTGCCGCTGGCCGCGCTGCGCGACGATCACGGCCGCCAGGTCGTGTACCGCGTCGATGACGGCAAGGTGGTGGCGCAGCCGGTCACGCTGGGCCTGCGCAACGACGACGAAGGTACGGCGCAGGTGGTGGCCGGGCTGCAAGATGGCGCGCGGGTCATCGTTTCAAAACTGCCTGCCCTGAAACCGGGTGCGCAGGTCAGCTTGCCTGCTGAAGCTGCCTCCACTGCGGCTGCGGCAACGGCAGCAGCGTCCCAGCCGAAGAAAGGCTGA
- a CDS encoding putative bifunctional diguanylate cyclase/phosphodiesterase codes for MWPHLAVYQHTSDALAVIDGERFVDVNPGALRMFGCAAPALMLGYRLADFSPLQQVSGVLSAPILTALGWRARQSGNLRFDWRCVGRDGREFWVDIMLTSVAHDGRQLLCAVMRETTARHHEQAAIYLALMAGVAVRSRFDARARHLAEHDFLTGLPSRVLLRDRLRQALAAARRNGRLVALLFIDLDRFKGINDALGHQVGDLLLREAAARLVRCVRSVDTVSRQGGDEFVVVLADIGAIDQAAHVAATIRQAMAREFRIESHRLHVSASIGIAIFPADADDIDTLLQHADLAMYHAKTNGRDGFEFFSPDMNRQIHQRAALEDELRQALAQDQFMLAYDAQIDFASGEPLAAEALLRWRHPERGLLLPEDFLDVAEGAGLMVPIGDWVLARACRDAARWRDAGQPLVVAVNLSRTQFMQKNLAHKVAATLSAAQLPPHLLELELTEAVLMHHDGNARATLAALAALGVRLALDDFGTGYSRVGQLRDYALSKLKIDLSFVSGGVDGDVAQAAVVTAIIAIAHSLGLTVLAEGVESAAQFEFLRRQGCDQYQGRYARANGQFDGLDGLLDGSD; via the coding sequence ATGTGGCCCCACCTGGCGGTGTATCAGCACACCAGCGACGCGCTGGCCGTGATCGATGGCGAACGTTTTGTCGATGTCAATCCCGGCGCGCTGCGCATGTTCGGCTGCGCCGCGCCGGCGCTCATGCTCGGCTACCGGCTGGCCGATTTTTCGCCGCTGCAGCAGGTAAGCGGTGTGCTGTCGGCACCGATTCTCACTGCGCTGGGCTGGCGTGCGCGCCAGTCTGGCAACCTGCGTTTCGACTGGCGCTGCGTGGGTCGCGACGGCCGCGAGTTCTGGGTCGATATCATGCTCACCAGCGTGGCCCACGATGGCCGGCAACTGCTGTGCGCAGTCATGCGCGAGACCACCGCGCGCCACCACGAGCAGGCGGCGATCTACCTGGCGCTGATGGCCGGGGTGGCCGTGCGCAGCCGTTTCGACGCTCGCGCCCGCCACCTGGCCGAGCACGATTTTCTGACCGGCCTGCCCAGCCGCGTGCTGCTGCGCGACCGCCTGCGCCAGGCGCTGGCGGCGGCCCGCCGCAATGGCCGCCTGGTGGCGCTGCTGTTCATCGACCTCGACCGCTTCAAGGGCATCAACGACGCGCTGGGCCACCAGGTCGGCGACCTGCTGCTGCGCGAGGCGGCGGCGCGCCTGGTGCGCTGCGTGCGCAGCGTCGATACCGTGAGCCGCCAGGGCGGCGACGAGTTCGTGGTGGTGCTGGCCGACATCGGCGCCATCGACCAGGCCGCGCACGTGGCCGCCACCATACGCCAGGCCATGGCCCGCGAGTTTCGCATCGAGTCGCACCGGCTGCACGTCAGCGCCTCGATCGGCATCGCCATCTTTCCCGCCGACGCCGACGACATCGACACCCTGCTGCAACACGCCGACCTGGCCATGTACCACGCCAAAACCAATGGTCGCGACGGCTTCGAGTTCTTCAGCCCCGACATGAACCGCCAGATCCACCAGCGCGCCGCGCTCGAAGACGAACTGCGCCAGGCCCTGGCGCAGGACCAGTTCATGCTGGCATACGATGCGCAAATCGATTTCGCCAGCGGCGAACCGCTGGCGGCCGAGGCGCTGCTGCGCTGGCGCCACCCGGAGCGCGGCCTGCTGCTGCCCGAAGATTTCCTCGACGTGGCCGAGGGCGCCGGGCTGATGGTGCCGATCGGCGACTGGGTGCTGGCGCGGGCTTGCCGGGACGCGGCGCGCTGGCGCGACGCCGGCCAGCCGCTGGTGGTGGCGGTTAACCTGTCGCGCACGCAATTCATGCAAAAGAACCTGGCCCACAAGGTGGCTGCCACGTTGTCGGCCGCGCAATTGCCGCCGCACTTGCTGGAACTGGAATTGACCGAAGCGGTGCTCATGCACCACGACGGCAACGCCCGCGCCACGCTGGCGGCACTGGCTGCGCTCGGGGTGCGGCTGGCGCTGGATGACTTCGGTACCGGGTACAGCCGGGTAGGGCAGTTGCGCGACTATGCGCTGAGCAAGCTGAAGATCGATTTATCGTTTGTCAGCGGCGGCGTGGATGGCGACGTCGCGCAGGCGGCCGTGGTCACGGCCATCATTGCCATCGCCCACAGCCTGGGACTGACGGTGCTGGCCGAGGGCGTGGAGAGCGCTGCGCAATTCGAATTCTTGCGCCGCCAGGGGTGCGACCAGTACCAGGGGCGGTATGCGCGCGCGAACGGGCAGTTCGACGGCCTCGATGGGTTGCTCGATGGATCAGATTAA
- a CDS encoding endonuclease/exonuclease/phosphatase family protein — MPQEIRFATFNVCNLSQPGAKLYDNLAPLTPDEYAAKVLWTAQQLDQLNADVIGLQEIFSMAALRDVLAHSSRYRDATLCGFDPAPDPVTGEPRLTPQVALISRLPLAGPATAYMVFPDGATLPDGHPDLDRFARAPLHAQVVLPDERIVDVLVIHLKSKRPDYRHGDSSEGMDNSALLYAQANLRSLIRRGTEAVALRALLSAMDRDGRRPRIILGDFNDTIEAVTTTIVMGSGCAGVAGEELSGRLFDSNQIQLGRDRLRHVGYTHIHEGHYTTIDHVLVSEEFNPASPNAVGEVLDVTYLNDHLLQDKPEASDHGQVLVRMRLFDRSERH, encoded by the coding sequence ATGCCGCAGGAAATCCGCTTTGCCACTTTCAACGTTTGCAATCTTTCCCAGCCCGGGGCGAAATTGTACGACAATCTGGCGCCCCTCACGCCGGACGAATACGCGGCCAAAGTGCTGTGGACGGCGCAGCAGCTCGACCAGCTCAATGCCGACGTGATCGGCTTGCAGGAGATTTTTTCGATGGCCGCGCTGCGCGACGTGCTCGCCCACAGCAGCCGCTACCGCGATGCCACGCTGTGCGGCTTCGACCCCGCGCCCGACCCTGTCACCGGCGAACCACGCCTGACGCCCCAGGTGGCGCTGATCTCGCGCCTGCCGCTGGCCGGCCCCGCCACCGCCTACATGGTGTTTCCGGATGGCGCCACCCTGCCCGACGGCCATCCCGATCTCGACCGCTTCGCCCGTGCGCCGCTGCACGCCCAGGTGGTGCTGCCCGACGAGCGCATCGTCGATGTGCTGGTGATCCATTTAAAATCCAAGCGGCCCGACTACCGCCATGGCGACAGCAGCGAAGGAATGGACAACTCCGCGCTGCTGTACGCCCAGGCCAACCTGCGCTCGCTGATCCGGCGCGGCACCGAAGCGGTCGCCCTGCGCGCGCTGCTGTCGGCCATGGACCGCGACGGCCGCCGCCCGCGCATCATCCTCGGCGACTTCAACGACACCATCGAAGCGGTCACCACCACCATCGTGATGGGTTCCGGCTGCGCCGGCGTGGCCGGCGAGGAACTGAGCGGCCGCCTGTTCGACAGCAACCAGATCCAGCTGGGCCGCGACCGCCTGCGCCATGTCGGTTACACCCACATCCACGAGGGGCACTACACCACCATCGACCACGTGCTGGTGTCGGAAGAATTCAATCCCGCGTCACCGAACGCGGTAGGCGAGGTGCTCGATGTGACGTACCTGAACGACCACCTGTTGCAGGACAAGCCGGAAGCGTCCGATCATGGGCAGGTGCTGGTGCGGATGCGCTTGTTCGACCGGAGCGAACGCCATTAA
- the ybaK gene encoding Cys-tRNA(Pro) deacylase yields the protein MAKKEHISETPATQLLRKHKVVFSEHPYDYEDHGGTSVSSRALGVDEHHVVKTLVMQDEAAKPMIVLMHGDCKVSTKNLARGIGCKSVEPCKPDVATRHSGYQIGGTSPFGTRKAMPVYVEDSILALETIYINGGRRGYLVGIAPQVLTQLLQAKPVHCALAE from the coding sequence ATGGCTAAAAAAGAGCACATTTCAGAGACCCCGGCCACCCAGCTGCTGCGCAAGCACAAGGTGGTGTTTTCCGAACATCCTTACGACTACGAGGACCACGGCGGCACCAGCGTATCGTCGCGCGCGCTCGGGGTCGATGAGCACCACGTGGTCAAGACCCTGGTCATGCAGGACGAGGCCGCCAAGCCAATGATCGTGCTCATGCATGGCGACTGCAAGGTATCGACCAAGAACCTGGCGCGCGGCATCGGCTGCAAGTCGGTCGAACCGTGCAAACCGGATGTTGCCACGCGCCACAGCGGCTACCAGATCGGCGGCACCTCGCCGTTCGGCACCCGCAAGGCCATGCCCGTGTATGTCGAGGATAGCATTCTTGCGCTGGAAACAATTTATATCAATGGTGGCAGGAGGGGTTACCTGGTCGGCATCGCGCCGCAGGTGTTGACCCAACTCCTGCAAGCCAAGCCCGTGCACTGCGCACTGGCTGAATAA
- the plsY gene encoding glycerol-3-phosphate 1-O-acyltransferase PlsY, whose amino-acid sequence MNTVWMTVAAYLLGSISFAVITSKLFGIADPRTYGSKNPGATNVLRSGNKSAAIVTLIGDGAKGWLAVWLAMRYQQQLQVGDTTIALVAIAVFLGHLWPVFFRFVGGKGVATALGVLLGLDPWLGLATLATWLVIAFAFRYSSLAALVAALFAPFYYGLLFGVEPQLLAVFVMSGLLIFRHSKNIGNLMAGKESRIGSKSKAAAKAGK is encoded by the coding sequence ATGAATACAGTTTGGATGACCGTGGCCGCCTACCTGCTCGGCTCGATCTCATTTGCGGTGATCACCAGTAAATTGTTCGGTATCGCCGACCCGCGCACCTATGGGTCGAAAAACCCCGGCGCCACCAATGTGTTGCGTAGTGGTAATAAATCAGCTGCCATCGTTACCCTGATCGGCGACGGCGCCAAGGGCTGGCTGGCCGTGTGGCTGGCAATGCGCTACCAGCAGCAATTGCAGGTGGGCGACACCACCATCGCCCTGGTGGCGATCGCGGTATTCCTCGGCCACCTGTGGCCGGTGTTCTTTCGTTTCGTCGGTGGCAAGGGCGTGGCCACTGCGCTGGGCGTGCTGCTGGGCCTTGATCCCTGGCTGGGCCTGGCCACCCTGGCGACCTGGCTGGTGATCGCGTTCGCGTTCCGTTACTCGTCGCTGGCGGCGCTGGTGGCCGCCCTGTTCGCGCCGTTCTACTATGGCTTGCTGTTTGGCGTCGAGCCGCAACTGCTGGCCGTGTTTGTCATGAGCGGCTTGCTGATCTTCCGTCATAGCAAAAATATCGGCAACCTGATGGCTGGCAAGGAAAGCCGTATCGGCAGCAAGAGCAAGGCTGCAGCAAAGGCAGGAAAATAA